The Paeniglutamicibacter sulfureus genome includes a region encoding these proteins:
- the cpaB gene encoding Flp pilus assembly protein CpaB: MKTRLLGGIAALILAIVGTVLLLTYVQGADARAQSSLDPVKVLVATRDVPAGTPVAELTTAFKEQSLPAVAVPNDALDTLADQDGKILAQAVTAGEQLLAAKLIAEDSLLTPGTVEVPKGKQEITVLLEPERVAGGNLRAGDTVGVFGSFTVKEKNDKDADEVEITKLLDEQVLVTAIQIAAGEAESTAEGAAALPVGSAYVTFGVDSAQAAKIIHTREFGLVWLTKQNEDTDKGDTRVWEINQVLK, encoded by the coding sequence ATGAAGACACGGCTGCTTGGGGGCATAGCAGCACTGATACTGGCAATCGTCGGTACGGTTCTACTCCTCACCTATGTGCAAGGCGCGGACGCCCGCGCACAATCGTCGCTCGATCCCGTGAAGGTGCTGGTCGCCACGCGCGACGTGCCGGCCGGCACCCCGGTCGCAGAATTGACCACGGCATTCAAGGAGCAGAGCCTGCCGGCAGTCGCCGTGCCGAACGATGCGCTGGACACGCTCGCGGACCAGGACGGCAAGATTTTGGCGCAAGCGGTCACCGCTGGCGAGCAACTCCTGGCGGCCAAACTCATCGCAGAGGATTCGCTCCTCACCCCCGGGACCGTCGAGGTCCCCAAAGGAAAACAGGAGATCACCGTCCTTCTGGAGCCCGAGCGCGTGGCCGGCGGCAACCTCCGCGCCGGGGACACCGTGGGCGTCTTTGGCAGCTTCACGGTCAAGGAAAAGAACGACAAGGACGCCGACGAAGTCGAGATCACCAAGCTCCTCGACGAGCAGGTCTTGGTCACCGCCATCCAGATCGCGGCAGGCGAGGCGGAAAGCACCGCCGAGGGAGCTGCGGCGCTGCCGGTCGGTTCGGCCTATGTCACCTTCGGCGTCGACTCCGCCCAGGCGGCCAAGATCATCCACACCCGCGAGTTCGGCCTGGTCTGGCTGACCAAGCAGAACGAGGACACCGACAAGGGCGACACCCGCGTCTGGGAAATCAACCAGGTGCTGAAATGA
- a CDS encoding AAA family ATPase: MSRFLLLTDSVEFERRVLAAVKGAMPGAVQRIPAGAANLSPHDLLARSIGETTDVVLLGPDTDREAALRLATALDLLNPDISVVLTAGADPQLVMLAMRAGVRDITEPDADPATLRVLLERACLSTDGRRRQSGDGGSNERRRGRVVAVMSPKGGVGKTTVATNLAVGLAKTAPMGVVIVDLDLQFGDVAGALNVDPEHTITDAVFGSAVQDSMVLKAFLTVDDTGVYALCGPKSPADADLITPEQVAVLINQLAAEFRYVVLDTAPGLGEHLLAALEQATDAVWVCGMDVPSIRGLNTGFGVLRELQLIPQGRHVVLNFADRRSGLTIQDVEASIGVPVDAVVPRSRAVPLSTNKGTPLLTDHSHDAAARGLMKLARRFDADQSASNRKIHRREVVR; encoded by the coding sequence ATGAGCCGCTTCCTGCTCCTGACAGACTCCGTCGAGTTCGAACGCCGCGTCCTGGCCGCCGTCAAGGGTGCCATGCCCGGCGCCGTCCAGCGCATCCCAGCCGGGGCCGCCAACCTCTCGCCGCACGATCTGCTCGCTCGCAGCATCGGCGAGACGACCGACGTCGTCCTCCTGGGCCCGGACACTGACCGTGAGGCCGCCCTCCGACTGGCCACCGCGTTGGACCTGCTGAACCCCGATATCTCCGTGGTGCTCACCGCCGGCGCGGATCCGCAGCTGGTCATGCTTGCCATGCGTGCCGGTGTCCGGGACATCACGGAACCCGATGCCGACCCCGCCACCCTGCGCGTGCTCCTGGAGCGCGCCTGCCTGTCCACTGACGGGCGGCGGCGCCAGTCCGGCGACGGCGGTTCCAATGAACGGCGCCGGGGTCGCGTAGTCGCGGTCATGTCGCCCAAGGGCGGCGTGGGCAAGACCACGGTGGCGACCAACCTTGCCGTCGGGCTGGCGAAGACCGCCCCGATGGGGGTGGTGATCGTGGACCTGGACCTGCAGTTCGGCGACGTCGCCGGCGCCCTTAACGTGGATCCCGAGCACACCATCACCGACGCCGTCTTCGGCTCAGCCGTCCAGGACTCAATGGTCCTCAAGGCCTTCCTGACGGTCGACGACACAGGTGTCTACGCGCTATGCGGGCCCAAGAGCCCGGCCGACGCGGACCTCATCACCCCGGAACAGGTCGCCGTGCTGATCAACCAGCTCGCGGCCGAGTTTCGGTACGTGGTCCTGGACACGGCACCCGGCCTCGGCGAACACCTGCTAGCGGCGCTCGAACAGGCCACCGACGCCGTGTGGGTGTGCGGCATGGACGTGCCCAGCATCCGCGGGCTGAACACGGGGTTCGGCGTCCTGCGCGAGCTCCAGCTCATCCCACAGGGGCGCCACGTGGTGCTGAACTTCGCGGACCGTCGCAGCGGCCTCACGATCCAGGACGTCGAGGCCTCCATCGGGGTCCCGGTCGACGCCGTGGTCCCCCGGTCCCGCGCCGTCCCGCTCAGCACCAACAAGGGGACGCCGTTGCTGACCGACCACTCTCACGATGCCGCGGCACGCGGACTTATGAAGCTTGCGCGCCGCTTCGACGCCGACCAATCGGCCAGCAACCGCAAGATCCACCGCAGGGAAGTGGTCCGATGA